In Alteromonas sp. V450, the following proteins share a genomic window:
- a CDS encoding transglycosylase SLT domain-containing protein, with protein sequence MSGFHISSWLEQHLSVNKNSIVSVLVSLVGAFFCSAAGATQHLTLPTDIFEKERARYLEVEKKLQTYSTRSVQHLDNDIHELANYPLYPYLLRLKLERTMSLKTKRDVEQFLNDFSGQPVSYGVRYKWLNYLAKNNFRDTFLASYRPGMGARLTCIALNYRLKEGEDEKVILPEVDALWLNGQSQPDECDPLFAKWKKAGLMTSEMVIKRIEIAAKEGNRGIISYLKRQLPREQQYLADAWLSVTRDASRVSKSALFPLKSTAHEAEVIVWAIKKLAWRNPDLAAKVFTRYHAKNVFSKAQLHDMKRAIALSYTLDRLPQADHWLELADVDGASEDVKFWHISHLLRKKQWQQVIDVIDNAPDELRREESYRYWKARALEALGQTMQATVLYKALAQERHYYGFMASAQIGEIPSLAHAPAPRDTAAIASVAKTPATMRAVEFFRLDRATEARREWFYLLSHLPESKVTDAGILAYEWGLYDQAITSFAQSGYWDDVERRFPLAFSDVFSEKSQAYSISKSLAMAIARRESSFRSDAISSVGATGLMQLMPGTAQYVAKRKVSRNTLFKVDDNVEYGVQYLRYLMDKLNNNPVLVSASYNAGWRKVLEWLPENDALPVDIWIENIPYKETRAYVKAVMAYQHIYDQQLGGEDNIFPQLTQDVIPSVDAVSTHPVTGLIQLAPR encoded by the coding sequence GTGTCTGGTTTTCATATTAGTTCGTGGTTAGAACAGCATCTATCGGTAAACAAAAACAGTATTGTTTCCGTGTTGGTATCGTTAGTTGGCGCATTTTTTTGTTCTGCTGCCGGTGCTACGCAGCACTTAACGTTGCCTACCGACATTTTTGAAAAAGAACGTGCTCGTTATCTAGAGGTTGAAAAAAAACTGCAAACGTATTCTACACGCAGTGTGCAACATCTCGACAACGACATCCACGAGCTTGCTAATTACCCACTTTACCCCTATTTACTGCGGCTTAAGCTAGAGCGCACAATGTCATTGAAAACAAAGCGCGATGTAGAGCAGTTTCTCAATGATTTTAGCGGCCAACCTGTAAGCTACGGTGTGCGTTATAAATGGTTAAACTACCTGGCGAAGAATAACTTTCGCGATACATTTTTAGCCAGTTATCGACCAGGTATGGGGGCTAGGCTTACTTGTATCGCTCTGAATTATCGCTTGAAAGAAGGCGAAGATGAGAAAGTAATTTTACCCGAGGTTGATGCATTATGGCTTAATGGGCAGTCTCAACCAGACGAATGCGACCCACTTTTTGCTAAATGGAAAAAAGCGGGTTTGATGACGTCTGAAATGGTCATTAAGCGTATTGAAATTGCTGCAAAAGAGGGTAACCGAGGCATCATTTCCTACCTTAAACGCCAATTACCTCGTGAGCAGCAGTATTTAGCTGATGCGTGGCTGTCGGTAACACGAGACGCGAGCCGAGTCAGTAAATCTGCCCTTTTTCCTTTGAAAAGCACAGCACACGAAGCTGAGGTGATTGTTTGGGCAATTAAAAAGTTGGCGTGGCGTAACCCAGATTTAGCGGCAAAGGTATTTACTCGATATCACGCAAAAAACGTGTTCTCAAAAGCACAACTTCACGATATGAAAAGAGCAATTGCGCTCAGCTATACGTTAGATCGTCTTCCTCAGGCTGATCATTGGCTTGAACTGGCAGATGTAGATGGCGCAAGTGAAGATGTAAAGTTCTGGCATATTTCTCATTTATTGCGAAAGAAACAATGGCAGCAAGTAATAGATGTGATTGACAACGCGCCAGACGAATTGAGGCGTGAAGAAAGCTATCGCTATTGGAAAGCTCGCGCCCTAGAGGCCCTAGGTCAAACAATGCAAGCAACCGTGCTATATAAAGCGCTGGCTCAAGAACGGCATTATTATGGCTTTATGGCGAGTGCGCAAATAGGTGAAATACCATCGTTAGCACATGCGCCCGCGCCCCGCGATACGGCAGCCATTGCCAGTGTAGCAAAAACACCAGCTACCATGCGCGCAGTTGAGTTTTTTAGACTAGATAGAGCTACTGAAGCGCGCCGAGAGTGGTTTTACCTTCTGTCACACTTACCAGAATCGAAAGTTACCGATGCGGGCATTTTGGCCTACGAGTGGGGGCTTTACGACCAAGCAATTACCAGCTTTGCGCAAAGTGGCTATTGGGACGATGTAGAGCGTCGATTCCCGCTCGCATTTAGCGATGTTTTTAGCGAAAAGTCACAAGCCTATAGCATTTCCAAATCTTTAGCCATGGCCATTGCTCGTCGCGAGAGTTCGTTTAGAAGCGACGCTATTTCATCGGTTGGAGCCACAGGGTTAATGCAGCTTATGCCGGGTACCGCACAGTATGTGGCGAAACGAAAAGTGAGCCGCAATACACTGTTTAAGGTTGACGATAACGTTGAGTATGGCGTGCAGTATCTGCGCTATCTTATGGATAAACTTAATAACAATCCGGTTTTGGTGTCTGCATCATACAATGCAGGGTGGCGAAAGGTATTAGAGTGGCTGCCAGAAAACGACGCGTTGCCAGTGGATATATGGATAGAAAATATTCCATATAAAGAAACCCGTGCCTATGTGAAAGCGGTGATGGCATATCAACACATTTACGATCAACAGTTAGGAGGGGAAGACAATATCTTTCCACAATTAACGCAAGATGTTATTCCATCAGTTGATGCCGTTAGCACCCATCCTGTTACGGGGTTAATACAGCTGGCTCCTCGTTAA
- the pepQ gene encoding Xaa-Pro dipeptidase, which yields MSQHKATYQQHIEELQARTREALQREGLDGLVIHSGQGKRLFLDDNHYPFKVNPQFKAWVPVVDNPNCWLVVNGVDKPTLIFYRPEDFWHKVPPEPNDFWTDSFDIKLLQQADAVEKLLPYDKSRFAYVGEYIEVAKALGFDNVNPDRVLHYLHYQRAYKTDYELDCMRKANKLAVAGHKAAEQAFREGKSEFDINLAYASACRQGDNDVPYTSIVALNEHASILHYMQCDNVAPTQSRSFLIDAGANYHGYAADITRTYSQQSGNAAMFSDLIQAVDKVTLTLIDALKPGVAYSDIHLMAHDGIAQILHDTGMVNLTPSEIVEMGITRTFFPHGIGHFLGLQVHDVGGLVADDRGTPKPAPDDHPFLRCTRAVEARQVFTIEPGLYFIDSLLRDLKATPASKYINWDTIDAYRPFGGIRIEDNIIVHRDKNENMTRDLGLN from the coding sequence ATGTCGCAACATAAAGCAACCTATCAACAGCATATCGAAGAGCTTCAAGCTCGCACTCGCGAAGCATTGCAGCGAGAAGGGCTAGACGGACTCGTGATCCATTCGGGGCAAGGCAAACGCCTTTTCTTAGACGATAATCATTATCCGTTTAAGGTTAATCCTCAGTTTAAGGCCTGGGTTCCGGTAGTTGATAACCCTAACTGCTGGTTGGTAGTCAATGGGGTAGATAAACCTACACTTATTTTTTATCGCCCAGAAGACTTTTGGCATAAAGTGCCGCCAGAGCCAAACGATTTTTGGACCGATAGTTTTGACATTAAGCTATTGCAACAGGCAGATGCTGTAGAGAAGCTATTACCTTACGATAAAAGCCGTTTTGCCTATGTGGGAGAATATATTGAAGTCGCGAAGGCGTTGGGTTTCGACAACGTCAATCCAGACAGAGTATTACACTATCTTCACTATCAACGCGCTTATAAAACCGACTACGAGCTAGATTGCATGCGTAAGGCTAATAAATTAGCCGTTGCTGGGCACAAGGCCGCCGAGCAAGCTTTCCGTGAAGGTAAAAGTGAATTTGACATAAACCTTGCCTATGCATCTGCATGTAGACAGGGTGATAACGATGTGCCCTATACCAGCATTGTAGCGCTCAATGAGCATGCTTCTATTTTGCATTACATGCAGTGCGACAACGTAGCGCCTACACAGTCGCGTTCGTTTTTGATTGACGCCGGAGCAAATTATCACGGCTATGCGGCTGATATTACGCGAACTTACAGTCAACAGTCTGGCAATGCAGCCATGTTTAGTGATCTGATACAGGCCGTAGACAAGGTAACGTTAACGTTAATCGATGCTTTGAAGCCGGGAGTGGCCTATTCCGATATTCACTTAATGGCACATGACGGTATTGCACAAATTCTTCACGATACTGGCATGGTCAACCTAACGCCATCTGAAATTGTTGAAATGGGGATTACGCGTACGTTCTTCCCACACGGTATTGGTCACTTTCTAGGGTTACAAGTACACGATGTAGGTGGATTGGTCGCTGACGATAGAGGTACACCAAAGCCAGCGCCTGATGATCATCCATTTTTACGCTGTACACGCGCCGTAGAAGCTCGTCAGGTATTTACTATCGAGCCTGGTTTATATTTTATAGACAGTCTACTCCGCGATCTTAAAGCAACACCGGCGTCTAAGTACATTAACTGGGATACTATCGATGCATATCGACCTTTTGGCGGGATCCGCATTGAAGACAATATTATTGTGCATCGTGATAAAAACGAGAATATGACCCGAGATTTAGGTCTTAACTAA
- a CDS encoding ZIP family metal transporter: MPHGDIVGLLIMATLAGLAMPAGAILATYQGIQPKWLEKELRHGILALGAGALISAVGLVLVPEGIKDVTLFAATTCFVGGALAFMALDVYLAKKKTAGSQLAAMLSDFVPESIALGTTAALGGGTMLLGVLIAVQNLPEGFNAYREMLPKNKQRSTKLIVVFVLMALLGPLFSMLGFFYLAQFPVVMSGIMLFAAGGILYSVFQDIAPQIRMKNHWLPPLGGILGFLVGMVGFMLEG; this comes from the coding sequence ATGCCACACGGTGACATTGTAGGTTTATTGATAATGGCAACATTGGCTGGCCTTGCTATGCCGGCCGGCGCTATTTTAGCAACTTACCAAGGTATTCAGCCAAAATGGTTAGAAAAAGAGTTGCGTCATGGCATTCTCGCGTTGGGGGCTGGTGCACTTATTTCGGCAGTAGGCCTTGTGCTTGTGCCGGAAGGGATAAAAGACGTAACACTCTTTGCTGCCACCACATGCTTTGTTGGCGGTGCCTTAGCATTTATGGCACTAGATGTTTATTTAGCTAAAAAGAAGACTGCAGGTAGCCAGTTAGCTGCTATGCTCAGTGATTTTGTGCCCGAATCAATTGCCCTTGGCACAACGGCGGCATTGGGTGGAGGTACTATGTTATTAGGCGTATTAATTGCGGTACAAAATCTACCCGAAGGGTTTAATGCTTACAGAGAAATGTTGCCTAAGAATAAGCAGCGCAGCACCAAACTCATTGTTGTTTTTGTATTGATGGCGTTACTTGGCCCTTTGTTCAGTATGTTAGGGTTTTTCTATCTTGCACAGTTTCCTGTTGTGATGAGCGGTATCATGCTGTTTGCCGCAGGTGGTATTCTTTATTCGGTATTTCAGGATATTGCCCCGCAAATTCGAATGAAAAATCATTGGCTTCCACCTCTTGGCGGTATTCTTGGTTTCTTAGTAGGTATGGTTGGTTTCATGCTAGAAGGCTAG
- the ispB gene encoding octaprenyl diphosphate synthase: MDIDQIRNLSNDDMQAVNQLIQQQVDSDVALINQLGFYIVNSGGKRLRPLLTVLSARAMGIDNNDHHTLAAIVEFIHTATLLHDDVVDESTMRRGRETANAIFGNQASVLVGDFLYTRSFQMMVSLKRMRVMEILSEATNQIAEGEVLQLMNCNDPSTTEARYFDVIYGKTARLFEAATQLAAVLTDQNKDIEHAMQEYGKHLGTAFQLADDILDYMADSEEMGKNAGDDLAEGKPTLPLLYAMWHARNDDDKALIQEAIEQSNGLAHLTRIQGIMEETGALDYTRKCAQKEVQMAIDSLNVIEDSKYKEALIALAHISIERTS, encoded by the coding sequence ATGGATATTGATCAAATCCGCAACCTGTCGAATGATGATATGCAGGCGGTTAACCAACTGATTCAGCAACAAGTCGATTCTGACGTTGCACTTATCAATCAGCTAGGTTTTTACATTGTAAACAGTGGCGGCAAGCGCTTGCGCCCACTTCTTACCGTGTTAAGTGCGCGGGCGATGGGCATTGATAACAACGACCATCACACCCTTGCAGCTATTGTAGAGTTCATTCATACCGCTACGCTTCTACATGACGACGTGGTCGATGAATCGACCATGCGCAGAGGCAGAGAAACCGCTAACGCTATTTTTGGTAATCAAGCATCGGTGTTAGTGGGCGACTTTCTTTACACCCGCTCTTTCCAAATGATGGTAAGCCTTAAACGCATGCGCGTTATGGAAATACTGTCGGAAGCCACAAACCAAATTGCTGAAGGTGAAGTGTTGCAGTTGATGAATTGTAACGATCCTAGCACAACCGAAGCTCGTTACTTTGATGTTATTTACGGTAAAACTGCCCGTTTGTTCGAGGCTGCAACACAGCTAGCAGCAGTACTAACCGACCAAAATAAAGACATTGAACACGCCATGCAAGAATATGGAAAGCACTTAGGCACGGCTTTTCAATTAGCCGACGATATCCTTGACTACATGGCTGATAGTGAAGAAATGGGCAAGAATGCCGGTGATGATTTAGCTGAGGGTAAGCCTACGCTGCCGCTGCTTTACGCGATGTGGCACGCGAGAAATGACGACGATAAAGCACTTATTCAAGAGGCGATTGAACAGAGTAATGGGCTGGCGCATCTAACGCGAATTCAAGGCATTATGGAAGAAACTGGCGCGTTGGACTACACGCGTAAATGTGCCCAGAAAGAAGTTCAAATGGCTATCGATAGCTTAAACGTTATTGAAGATTCTAAATACAAAGAAGCGTTAATTGCGCTGGCACATATCTCAATAGAACGAACAAGCTAG
- the rplU gene encoding 50S ribosomal protein L21 — MYAVFQSGGKQHRVAEGQTVRLEKIEVAPGETVEFDKVLMVSNGDDVKIGTPIVAGGKVTAEVVTHGRGDKVKIVKFRRRKHSRKQAGHRQWFTEVKITGINA; from the coding sequence ATGTACGCGGTTTTCCAAAGTGGCGGTAAACAACACCGTGTGGCCGAAGGCCAAACCGTTCGTCTTGAAAAAATCGAAGTAGCCCCAGGCGAAACGGTTGAATTTGACAAAGTTTTAATGGTAAGCAACGGTGACGACGTAAAAATCGGCACACCAATCGTTGCTGGTGGTAAGGTGACAGCTGAGGTTGTTACACACGGTCGTGGCGATAAAGTAAAAATCGTTAAGTTCCGTCGTCGTAAGCACTCTCGTAAGCAAGCGGGTCACCGTCAGTGGTTCACAGAAGTGAAAATCACTGGTATCAACGCATAA
- the rpmA gene encoding 50S ribosomal protein L27: MAHKKAGGSTKNGRDSESKRLGVKRFGGESVLAGNIIVRQRGTRFHAGDNMGIGKDHTLFALKDGKVQFDVKGPKNRKFVSIVAE; encoded by the coding sequence ATGGCACACAAAAAAGCTGGTGGTAGTACCAAAAACGGTCGTGATTCAGAAAGTAAACGCCTAGGTGTTAAGCGCTTTGGCGGTGAATCTGTTCTTGCTGGTAACATCATTGTTCGTCAACGTGGTACTCGTTTCCACGCTGGTGACAACATGGGTATCGGTAAAGACCACACGTTGTTTGCACTAAAAGACGGTAAAGTTCAGTTCGACGTTAAAGGACCGAAGAACCGTAAATTTGTGAGCATCGTAGCTGAGTAA
- the cgtA gene encoding Obg family GTPase CgtA, with the protein MKFVDEAEIRVEAGDGGNGTIGFRREKYVPKGGPDGGDGGDGGSVFLQADENLNTLIDYRFERFHRAERGQNGQGGNCIGKKGKDLTVMVPVGTRATDSDTGEVLGDLTRHGQKLKVAQGGFHGLGNARFKSSTNRAPRQKTNGTPGEIRNLKLELMLLADVGLLGMPNAGKSTFIRSVSAAKPKVADYPFTTLVPNLGVVRQDSQRSFVVADIPGLIEGAADGAGLGIRFLKHLERCRILLHVVDIFPVDETDPAEHAKAIIEELEKYSPKLAEKPRWLVFNKVDLLLEEEAEERCQHVIDALEWEGPVYQISAFQKMNLDPLCNDIMDFIETLPAELEEEEEKKEVEFKWDTYHKNTLEAHDEFEDGLGDDLDDDDWDEDDYDVEVEYRR; encoded by the coding sequence ATGAAATTTGTAGATGAAGCTGAAATTCGCGTTGAAGCCGGTGACGGCGGCAACGGTACGATTGGCTTTAGAAGGGAAAAATACGTACCTAAAGGTGGCCCAGACGGCGGCGACGGCGGTGACGGCGGCAGTGTATTTTTACAAGCCGATGAAAACCTAAATACATTGATCGATTATCGCTTCGAGCGTTTTCACCGTGCAGAGCGCGGCCAGAATGGGCAAGGCGGCAACTGTATCGGTAAGAAAGGCAAAGACCTTACTGTAATGGTGCCTGTGGGAACTCGTGCAACAGATAGCGATACGGGTGAAGTGCTAGGCGACTTAACCCGTCATGGTCAAAAGCTCAAAGTTGCTCAAGGTGGTTTCCACGGTTTAGGTAATGCTCGCTTTAAAAGCAGTACGAACCGAGCTCCACGTCAAAAAACCAATGGTACGCCAGGTGAAATTCGCAACCTTAAGCTAGAGCTTATGCTTCTGGCTGATGTTGGCTTACTTGGTATGCCTAACGCAGGTAAATCAACCTTTATTCGTTCTGTATCGGCCGCCAAACCAAAAGTGGCTGATTATCCGTTTACAACGCTTGTGCCTAACTTAGGCGTGGTTCGTCAAGACTCACAGCGCAGCTTTGTTGTTGCAGACATTCCTGGTCTGATTGAAGGCGCTGCTGATGGCGCTGGCTTAGGTATTCGCTTCTTAAAGCACTTAGAGCGCTGCCGTATCTTGCTTCACGTGGTAGATATTTTCCCAGTTGATGAAACCGATCCAGCCGAGCACGCAAAAGCGATCATTGAAGAGCTGGAAAAATACAGCCCTAAGTTGGCAGAAAAGCCTCGTTGGTTGGTATTCAATAAAGTCGATTTGCTGCTTGAAGAAGAAGCCGAAGAGCGCTGCCAGCATGTTATTGATGCATTAGAGTGGGAAGGCCCAGTTTATCAAATATCTGCGTTCCAAAAGATGAACCTTGATCCTTTGTGTAACGACATTATGGACTTTATCGAAACCCTTCCAGCAGAACTGGAAGAGGAAGAAGAAAAGAAAGAAGTAGAATTCAAGTGGGACACTTACCACAAGAACACACTTGAAGCCCATGATGAATTCGAAGATGGCTTAGGTGATGATCTCGATGACGACGACTGGGACGAAGACGATTACGACGTGGAAGTTGAGTATCGTCGTTGA
- the folA gene encoding type 3 dihydrofolate reductase, which translates to MIAAMAKNRIIGADNDMPWHLPADLKHFKAITLGKAVIMGRKTYESIGRALPGRPNIVITSNEDYSLSDATVVDSPESAFEVAKVLSNKSGENDEVMIIGGGTIYQSFLDKADTLYLTHIDLTVDGDTKFPDFNADGKWNEVFREAHNADEKNAHAYTFVTLVRNKQV; encoded by the coding sequence ATGATTGCTGCAATGGCAAAAAACAGAATTATAGGTGCCGACAACGATATGCCGTGGCATTTGCCTGCTGACTTAAAGCATTTTAAAGCTATCACCTTGGGCAAGGCGGTCATAATGGGCCGCAAAACTTATGAATCTATAGGTAGGGCGCTTCCGGGGAGGCCGAATATTGTGATCACGAGTAATGAAGATTACAGCTTATCTGACGCTACTGTGGTTGACTCGCCAGAATCGGCATTTGAGGTCGCAAAGGTATTAAGCAATAAAAGTGGCGAGAATGACGAAGTAATGATCATTGGTGGCGGCACTATCTATCAGTCATTTTTAGATAAAGCGGATACTTTGTATCTTACGCATATCGATCTGACCGTTGATGGGGATACCAAATTTCCAGACTTTAATGCGGACGGGAAGTGGAATGAAGTGTTTAGAGAAGCACATAACGCCGATGAAAAGAACGCGCATGCTTATACCTTCGTTACGCTTGTAAGAAATAAACAAGTCTAA
- the rpoS gene encoding RNA polymerase sigma factor RpoS produces the protein MGKSNKALESKQQDDLDVIDMPADMKADETLENDAELENDDAIFSQDDQPKNLDATQLYLGEIGFSPLLTAEEEVYFARRSLKGCEASRKRMIVSNLRLVVKIARRYNNRGLALLDLIEEGNLGLIRAVEKFDPERGFRFSTYATWWIRQTIERAIMNQTRTIRLPIHVVKELNVYLRASRELSQKLDHEPTAEEIAAALDKPVEDVTKMLRLNERITSVDTPIGGENDKALLDIIADEKEFSPEESLQDSDIKSNIVSWLEELNPKQREVLARRFGLMGYEPSTLEDVGAEIGLTRERVRQIQVEALRRLRDMLGHQGLSLENLFDQMK, from the coding sequence ATGGGTAAGTCAAATAAAGCCTTGGAATCAAAACAGCAAGATGACTTAGATGTCATCGACATGCCAGCCGATATGAAAGCTGACGAGACCTTAGAAAACGACGCCGAACTGGAAAATGATGATGCAATTTTCAGTCAGGATGACCAACCAAAAAACTTAGACGCAACGCAACTGTACTTGGGTGAAATTGGTTTTTCACCACTGCTTACCGCAGAAGAGGAAGTTTATTTTGCACGCCGTTCACTGAAAGGCTGTGAAGCCTCTCGTAAACGTATGATTGTGAGCAATCTTCGCCTTGTTGTGAAAATTGCACGCCGTTACAACAACCGTGGTTTAGCACTATTAGACCTTATTGAAGAAGGTAATTTGGGCCTAATTCGCGCCGTAGAAAAGTTTGATCCTGAACGCGGGTTCCGCTTTTCAACATATGCCACGTGGTGGATAAGACAAACCATCGAACGCGCTATCATGAACCAAACACGTACCATTCGTTTGCCTATTCATGTAGTAAAAGAGTTGAATGTGTATTTACGCGCATCGCGCGAGCTTTCACAAAAGCTTGACCATGAGCCCACTGCAGAAGAAATTGCAGCTGCGCTAGATAAACCAGTTGAAGACGTCACTAAGATGCTTCGCCTAAATGAGCGTATCACATCTGTTGATACCCCCATTGGTGGAGAAAACGACAAAGCCCTTCTCGATATTATTGCTGATGAGAAAGAGTTTAGCCCTGAAGAGAGCTTACAAGACTCGGATATCAAAAGTAATATAGTGAGCTGGCTTGAAGAATTAAACCCCAAGCAGCGCGAAGTACTTGCTCGCCGTTTTGGTCTTATGGGGTATGAACCTTCAACCCTTGAAGATGTGGGTGCGGAAATTGGTTTAACACGTGAGCGTGTTCGTCAAATTCAAGTGGAAGCACTTCGCCGCCTTCGCGATATGTTGGGTCATCAAGGTCTTTCATTAGAGAACTTGTTCGACCAAATGAAATAG
- a CDS encoding peptidoglycan DD-metalloendopeptidase family protein — protein sequence MLQRTVYLTASLCIIATLSGCAGRSAPAPVLLLNSQVNDGSEEYTKKTYTVQRGDTLYAVAWYTGNDYRDLAEYNDLSAPYVIQPGQVLRVTPKPEPIKTPAPSSHVTKQSTDPTSPSVDKSLIDRPKSQAYRESEKVVKPQKDRYVKKSSQSVKTATNKGFPDKVDKWLWPAEGKVVATFNKAESGNKGIDIAGARGSKVIAAADGKVVYSGNALRGYGNLVIIKHTDTFLSAYAYNDTILVKEREWVSAGQQIATMGDSGTNSVKLHFEVRYRGKSLDPMKYLPTLR from the coding sequence ATGCTTCAGCGCACAGTTTATTTAACAGCCAGTCTATGTATTATCGCCACATTATCAGGATGTGCGGGAAGAAGCGCGCCTGCGCCAGTATTACTGTTGAATAGTCAAGTTAATGATGGCAGTGAAGAATATACGAAAAAAACCTATACCGTACAGCGTGGCGACACCCTTTATGCAGTGGCTTGGTATACTGGTAATGACTATAGAGACTTAGCAGAATATAACGATTTATCAGCCCCTTACGTTATTCAACCGGGCCAAGTACTGCGTGTAACCCCTAAACCTGAGCCCATCAAAACACCCGCCCCTTCCTCTCACGTGACCAAGCAGTCAACAGATCCGACCTCACCATCGGTAGACAAAAGTTTGATTGACCGGCCCAAGTCACAGGCGTATCGTGAAAGTGAAAAAGTTGTTAAGCCACAAAAAGATAGGTATGTCAAGAAATCGTCACAAAGCGTCAAAACTGCGACGAATAAAGGATTTCCTGACAAAGTCGATAAGTGGCTATGGCCTGCAGAAGGTAAAGTTGTTGCAACCTTCAACAAGGCAGAGTCTGGCAACAAAGGAATAGACATTGCTGGTGCTAGAGGCAGTAAGGTAATAGCGGCAGCAGACGGAAAAGTTGTTTACTCGGGTAACGCACTTCGGGGTTATGGTAACTTGGTTATCATCAAACATACCGACACATTTTTAAGCGCCTACGCATACAACGATACCATTTTAGTAAAAGAGCGAGAATGGGTATCTGCCGGGCAGCAAATAGCGACCATGGGTGACAGCGGAACGAATTCGGTAAAACTTCACTTTGAAGTTAGGTATAGAGGGAAATCTTTAGACCCCATGAAATACCTGCCAACATTAAGATAA
- a CDS encoding YqaA family protein, with protein MRLFEACYDMALRWAKHRHATKFLGGLSFSESVFFPIPPDVMLAPMALSQPRRAWQFALITTVASVLGGIAGYWLGFFVFDAWLSPLIESWGYSHKIETVIRWFTEYGVWVVFLAGFSPIPYKLFTVSAGFLQMAFLPFLLASAVGRGARFFLVAGLMRWGGSAMEQKLRQYVEVLGWLVVLLAFVTYLILR; from the coding sequence GTGAGGCTTTTTGAGGCTTGCTATGACATGGCGTTACGCTGGGCGAAGCATCGTCACGCAACTAAATTTCTCGGTGGGTTAAGTTTCTCGGAGTCTGTATTCTTTCCTATCCCTCCCGACGTAATGCTCGCACCGATGGCCCTTTCTCAGCCACGTAGGGCATGGCAGTTTGCACTTATAACCACCGTTGCTTCTGTGTTAGGAGGCATCGCGGGGTATTGGCTTGGCTTTTTTGTGTTCGACGCGTGGCTTTCACCATTGATTGAAAGCTGGGGCTACTCACATAAGATTGAAACCGTAATACGCTGGTTTACTGAATATGGTGTTTGGGTAGTGTTTCTCGCTGGTTTCTCACCCATTCCATATAAGCTATTCACCGTTAGTGCCGGTTTTTTGCAGATGGCGTTCCTTCCTTTCTTACTTGCTTCAGCGGTAGGACGCGGTGCGCGATTTTTCTTAGTTGCAGGGCTTATGCGATGGGGAGGATCAGCAATGGAGCAAAAACTTAGGCAATATGTTGAGGTATTAGGGTGGCTTGTTGTGCTACTTGCGTTTGTAACATACTTAATACTGCGATGA